One segment of Asterias rubens chromosome 2, eAstRub1.3, whole genome shotgun sequence DNA contains the following:
- the LOC117307373 gene encoding uncharacterized protein LOC117307373 produces MKSVVLVVVMMGFAAASAMSGADSGMVAEETRRHKKESYCPEPTLDDEFTCAACKTHLNAMLTDSTLTEILLTYCDTVPRVPDRSGRARARCFALANSAEVENMVTSELVDEMCTNGLRCVVSA; encoded by the exons ATGAAGAGTGTTGTACTTGTCGTCGTAATGATGGGCTTCGCTGCCGCCTCTGCCATGTCTGGTGCAG actcTGGTATGGTGGCTGAGGAAACACGACGTCACAAAAAGGAGTCTTATTGCCCAG aacCAACGTTGGATGATGAATTTACATGTGCTGCCTGCAAGACGCACCTGAATGCCATGCTTACCGACTCAACTTTGACCGAAATATTGCTAACATATTGCGATACCGTTCCAAGAGTTCCCGATAGGAGCGGTCGTGCTCGTGCTAGG TGTTTCGCTCTTGCCAACTCAGCAGAGGTAGAGAACATGGTAACTTCGGAACTGGTGGATGAAATGTGCACG AATGGCTTGCGTTGTGTAGTATCCGCTTAA
- the LOC117303458 gene encoding monocarboxylate transporter 12-like has product MSNSRGRRTSKPLVKDSDPPDGGWGYVIVVAVFIVYFLQAALTRCAGVLYTSCIIYIKLLTSYYFVCFVTAIVASVVLNRLGWLGIALCFTAAGVALAQYFNKYFARVSGFTSSGIGLGMIVTPPLLRVLLDTYGWRGTMLIMGAICLNVCAVGALYRPLGHARTTRHQNDSELLDEIGSGRVFVDSDSRCSSFMSIIRKLFSELRLDLLVKSYRFTLYCLMYLELSIGYIVYVVYIMPMALDYGFEKTDATFLLSVMGFGSLGGRAISGFLIRPNVSAEAVFGFSQLLSTIGVLCTQAEGGEGLVASACFMGIGTGMSSAVSLVLLRKIVGLRNLASAIGIFYMLGGIGDLAGPIIAGFCITFTQFRVSLTHISGHTDREMDQGSCTVNLGKY; this is encoded by the exons ATGTCTAACTCGAGAGGCAGGAGAACATCAAAGCCATTGGTCAAAGACAGCGACCCACCAGATGGAGGGTGGGGCTATGTCATCGTCGTGGCGGTCTTTATCGTGTACTTCTTACAGGCCGCACTGACGAGATGTGCAGGGGTTCTTTACACAAGCTG TATAATATATATTAAACTATTAACGTCAtattactttgtgtgttttgtgaCAGCTATTGTGGCTAGTGTTGTCTTGAATCGTCTTGGAt GGCTTGGCATCGCACTATGTTTTACAGCTGCTGGGGTTGCTCTTGCGCAGTACTTCAATAAGTACTTTGCCAGAGTCAGTGGTTTTACGTCTTCTGGAATTGGTTTGGGTATGATCGTGACACCGCCTCTACTTCGTGTACTCCTCGATACGTACGGATGGAGGGGAACCATGCTCATCATGGGTGCAATATGTTTAAATGTGTGTGCGGTTGGCGCCCTCTATCGTCCTCTAGGGCATGCTAGGACTACCAGACATCAAAACGATTCTGAACTGTTGGATGAAATAGGCTCCGGACGAGTTTTTGTAGACAGTGACAGTCGTTGTTCGTCATTCATGAGTATCATTCGCAAGCTGTTCTCTGAATTACGACTGGATTTACTCGTGAAGAGCTATCGATTCACATTATACTGTCTTATGTACCTAGAGTTATCAATCGGATATATCGTGTATGTGGTGTACATCATGCCCATGGCTTTGGACTATGGTTTTGAGAAAACGGATGCTACATTTCTTCTCAGTGTTATGGGCTTTGGAAGTCTTGGGGGTCGGGCCATAAGCGGCTTCCTTATCAGACCGAATGTATCAGCTGAAGCTGTGTTCGGTTTTTCCCAGTTGCTCTCCACTATCGGAGTACTTTGCACGCAGGCAGAGGGAGGCGAGGGACTGGTGGCCTCAGCGTGTTTCATGGGCATCGGCACCGGGATGTCCAGTGCAGTCAGTTTAGTCCTTCTTCGCAAAATTGTTGGCCTTCGCAACTTAGCATCTGCGATTGGCATATTCTACATGCTTGGAGGCATAGGTGATCTGGCAGGGCCCATTATTGCAG GCTTCTGCATCACTTTTACGCAGTTTCGGGTCAGTTTGACGCATATTTCAGGTCACACTGACCGAGAAATGGATCAGGGCTCATGTACCGTCAACCTGGGTAAAtactga